One window of the Halobacillus litoralis genome contains the following:
- a CDS encoding manganese-dependent inorganic pyrophosphatase, which translates to MSKTLIFGHKNPDTDTICSALVYADLKKAIGEDVEPVRLGEVSGETQFALDQFNVEAPRLVERVATEVEQVILVDHNERQQSVDDIDEVQVLEVIDHHRIANFETKSPLYYRAEPVGCTATILNKLYKEKGQEISKPMAGLMLSAIISDSLLFKSPTCTDEDRKAAEELASIAGVDAQDYGLQMLKAGADISDKTAEQLISLDAKEFSMGDQKVEIAQVNTVDTNDVLSRKGELEQAMNKVVGEKELDLFLLVVTDILESDSTVVAVGEQSAAVAEAFNIDLDDNQAVLAGVVSRKKQIVPPLNSHFA; encoded by the coding sequence GTGAGTAAAACATTGATTTTCGGTCATAAAAACCCGGATACAGATACGATTTGTTCTGCCCTTGTTTATGCAGATTTGAAGAAAGCGATCGGTGAAGATGTAGAGCCCGTACGCCTTGGTGAAGTAAGTGGAGAAACACAATTTGCGCTGGATCAGTTCAACGTTGAGGCTCCTCGTTTAGTCGAGCGCGTAGCAACAGAAGTGGAACAGGTCATATTAGTCGATCACAATGAGCGGCAACAAAGTGTGGATGACATCGATGAAGTACAAGTGCTTGAGGTAATCGATCACCACCGTATTGCGAATTTCGAAACTAAAAGTCCCCTTTATTATCGTGCAGAGCCAGTGGGTTGTACAGCGACAATCTTGAATAAGCTTTATAAGGAAAAAGGACAGGAAATATCCAAGCCGATGGCTGGTTTGATGCTTTCTGCCATTATTTCCGACTCTTTATTGTTCAAATCACCGACATGCACGGATGAGGATCGTAAAGCAGCTGAAGAACTGGCATCCATCGCCGGGGTAGATGCTCAAGATTATGGCTTGCAAATGTTGAAAGCTGGGGCAGACATCAGTGATAAAACAGCAGAGCAACTGATCTCTCTTGATGCAAAAGAATTTTCGATGGGTGATCAGAAAGTTGAAATCGCCCAGGTCAATACAGTGGACACGAATGATGTCCTTTCCCGAAAAGGTGAGCTGGAACAAGCGATGAACAAAGTCGTCGGAGAGAAAGAATTGGATCTGTTTTTGCTTGTCGTTACAGATATATTGGAAAGCGACTCCACAGTGGTAGCAGTCGGTGAACAGTCTGCAGCTGTTGCAGAAGCATTTAATATTGATTTAGACGATAACCAGGCGGTTCTTGCCGGAGTAGTTTCGCGTAAGAAACAAATTGTTCCTCCGTTGAACAGTCACTTTGCGTAA
- a CDS encoding glutamine synthetase family protein translates to MTYTKEQIKQEVKENNVEFLLLEFTDMLGDTKNVELPVEELEMVLNEEAMFDSSSISGFSDIQESDMYLVPDLDTFLLLPSLVDEDRSARFICDIYKPDGTPFEGDPRYILKRAMKEAEDMGYTVNVGPEPEFFLFKLDKDGYPIRQMNDRGGYFDASPKDKGDKVRRDIVRTLKKFGFEMEASHHEVAMGQHEINFRFDNMLKTADNIQTFKNVVKDIATNHEYHATFMPKPISGENGSGMHCHLSLFQNGDSAFYDEDAEDGVSKTMKQFIAGILHHARGIAAITNPNVNSYKRLVPGYEAPVSIAWSHSNRSCMMRVPTTRGKGTRFEVRNPDPTANPYLTLAVLIQAGLEGIRKEMDAGEAEARNLYEVDDDSVPTLPTNLKEALSSLKKDELLLNALGDHTSQAYIQDKEAEWTEYSLQVSKWEIDKYMNK, encoded by the coding sequence ATGACTTACACAAAAGAACAGATCAAGCAGGAAGTAAAAGAGAACAACGTAGAATTCCTTTTATTGGAGTTCACAGATATGCTAGGGGATACAAAAAACGTCGAATTGCCGGTTGAAGAATTGGAAATGGTTTTGAATGAAGAAGCGATGTTCGACAGTTCTTCTATTTCCGGTTTCTCCGATATCCAAGAAAGTGATATGTATCTGGTACCAGATTTGGATACATTCTTGCTTCTTCCTTCATTGGTCGATGAAGATCGCAGTGCGCGCTTCATTTGTGATATCTACAAGCCAGATGGCACTCCATTCGAAGGAGACCCTCGTTACATCCTGAAACGTGCTATGAAAGAAGCGGAAGATATGGGCTATACAGTAAATGTCGGTCCAGAACCAGAATTCTTCCTATTCAAATTGGACAAAGACGGCTACCCGATCCGCCAAATGAATGACCGCGGTGGTTACTTCGATGCTTCACCGAAAGATAAAGGGGACAAAGTCCGTCGTGACATCGTCCGTACACTGAAGAAATTCGGTTTTGAAATGGAAGCTTCCCACCACGAAGTTGCTATGGGTCAGCACGAAATCAACTTCCGCTTTGATAACATGTTGAAAACAGCTGACAATATTCAAACATTCAAAAATGTTGTTAAAGATATCGCGACGAATCATGAATATCACGCGACTTTCATGCCGAAACCGATCTCCGGAGAGAACGGTTCAGGCATGCACTGCCACCTTTCATTATTCCAGAATGGCGACAGCGCGTTCTACGATGAAGATGCCGAAGATGGCGTATCTAAGACAATGAAACAATTTATTGCAGGAATTCTGCATCACGCACGTGGAATCGCTGCTATTACGAACCCAAACGTAAACTCTTATAAGCGTCTTGTACCTGGGTATGAAGCACCTGTCAGCATCGCATGGTCCCACTCTAACCGTAGTTGCATGATGCGTGTACCGACAACCCGCGGGAAAGGGACTCGTTTCGAAGTCCGTAATCCGGATCCTACTGCAAACCCTTATTTGACACTTGCAGTATTGATCCAGGCTGGTCTCGAAGGAATCCGTAAAGAAATGGATGCTGGTGAAGCAGAAGCACGTAACCTTTACGAAGTGGATGACGATAGTGTACCGACACTGCCGACAAACTTAAAAGAAGCACTATCATCTCTGAAGAAAGACGAACTGCTCCTTAATGCACTTGGTGACCACACATCCCAAGCGTACATCCAGGACAAAGAAGCTGAATGGACAGAGTATTCCCTACAAGTCAGCAAATGGGAAATCGACAAGTATATGAACAAGTAA
- a CDS encoding SgcJ/EcaC family oxidoreductase — protein sequence MQTNKEKAVEEVYNNLIAAWNNRDAEKMADLFTENGESIGFDGSQSIGREEIFSHLHPIFKDHPTAPFISKVKDIRFLTEETVILRAIAGMIPPGEEDIRSEMNTHHTLVLVEQDDEWKIELFQNTPAQFHGRPELVHEMTNELRTLL from the coding sequence ATGCAGACTAATAAAGAAAAAGCTGTAGAAGAGGTATATAATAATCTGATAGCAGCTTGGAACAACCGCGATGCTGAAAAAATGGCAGATCTTTTTACGGAAAATGGGGAAAGTATCGGATTTGATGGAAGTCAGTCTATCGGCCGGGAGGAAATTTTTTCTCATTTGCATCCCATTTTCAAGGATCACCCAACGGCACCGTTCATAAGTAAAGTGAAAGATATCCGCTTCCTTACTGAAGAGACGGTTATCTTAAGGGCGATCGCTGGGATGATCCCGCCGGGGGAAGAGGATATCAGATCTGAAATGAACACACATCATACTCTCGTTTTGGTTGAACAGGACGATGAATGGAAGATTGAACTATTTCAAAACACACCTGCACAATTTCATGGAAGACCTGAACTGGTTCATGAAATGACTAATGAGTTGCGAACACTCCTTTAG
- a CDS encoding helix-turn-helix domain-containing protein: MEMRLEMEGSGVLMFDLQEGEADESHTHDYFQLSVPLSGDLMTYHNSKKRKLEFEESLLVPPGDSHQHEAAYARKKIMLISFNEEIISEAYRTYTGFELDSIDFSPVQSNSQLLLNKAISLFQIASYEGMEAVLAREGELASVLLDQMRGSHSEHWEKSGKKRPYSSEPSIKAIKDYILGRYQDDVTLDHLAAHLNISKYHLHRSFTNAVGMTPRNFLHHVRLRKAACLLKGKDVEITEVAFKVGFQSISTFNRSFKKMYGATPSQFVKEFQW, translated from the coding sequence ATGGAAATGCGTCTGGAAATGGAAGGGTCCGGGGTTTTAATGTTCGATCTGCAAGAAGGGGAAGCTGATGAATCACATACGCATGATTACTTTCAGCTCAGCGTCCCCTTATCTGGTGATTTAATGACCTACCATAATTCAAAAAAGCGGAAACTGGAGTTTGAGGAGTCTTTGCTAGTCCCACCTGGTGACAGCCACCAACATGAAGCTGCGTATGCCCGGAAGAAGATCATGTTGATCAGCTTCAATGAAGAAATCATTTCAGAAGCCTATAGGACCTATACAGGGTTTGAGCTCGATTCTATTGATTTTTCCCCTGTCCAGTCCAATTCACAGCTGCTTTTAAATAAAGCGATCTCCCTGTTTCAAATCGCTTCATATGAAGGAATGGAAGCGGTCTTAGCTAGAGAGGGAGAGTTGGCTTCTGTCTTATTAGATCAAATGAGAGGTTCGCATTCAGAGCATTGGGAGAAAAGTGGAAAAAAGCGGCCTTATAGTTCGGAACCATCTATAAAAGCAATCAAGGACTATATTCTGGGAAGGTATCAAGATGATGTGACTTTAGATCATTTAGCTGCCCATCTAAACATAAGTAAATATCATCTTCATCGCTCTTTTACTAATGCGGTGGGGATGACCCCCAGGAATTTCCTACATCATGTCCGCTTAAGGAAGGCGGCTTGTCTTCTGAAGGGTAAAGACGTGGAAATTACGGAAGTGGCATTCAAGGTAGGTTTTCAATCGATCAGTACATTCAACCGTTCCTTTAAGAAGATGTATGGCGCAACACCAAGTCAGTTTGTGAAAGAGTTTCAATGGTAA
- a CDS encoding MFS transporter produces MKSYLRQIPQPVWIQTIGHALTSFISIILLPFLTLYMYDHFGENIMLTTLVIGVQPFTEIVFTFLFGGWIDRFGRRPVMLGSLSFQFIALTGLVFADHLWLFVFFIFLNGVGRFVYTPAARAQISDIVPEKNQAETFALLNTASSIGALGGPVTGAFLFQYDQKILFLSMGLLVLVYFLIGLKYIPETYKSIPASSTCYKLDWRDYKMIGWLVIGMLPLSFFHAQMETNWPVFLKENLVHYLFVFSLLETIGTVVFILFEVVLVQRTRRFSQIRVIQAGYLLYGAASLGFGFSDHLSGFIVSQLIFCMGAILTLNHMQTIISTLAPSAHKGRYFALFGLHWDISRTGGPFLGSIVLSAFGGETLFFITFALIISGGLMQKRLLKSLLQTESHLFKSVL; encoded by the coding sequence ATGAAATCATACCTGCGCCAAATCCCACAGCCCGTTTGGATCCAGACGATCGGTCATGCGTTGACTTCGTTTATTTCCATCATTCTTTTACCTTTTTTAACGCTTTATATGTATGATCATTTCGGCGAAAACATCATGCTTACGACATTAGTGATTGGTGTACAACCTTTCACAGAAATCGTTTTCACATTTTTATTTGGCGGATGGATCGATCGTTTCGGGCGGAGACCAGTGATGCTTGGCTCTTTATCTTTTCAATTCATCGCTCTCACAGGCCTTGTATTTGCTGATCACCTATGGTTGTTTGTCTTTTTTATTTTTTTGAATGGTGTCGGGCGTTTCGTTTATACACCTGCAGCCCGAGCGCAAATATCAGATATTGTCCCCGAAAAGAATCAGGCTGAGACATTCGCTCTGTTGAATACTGCTTCAAGCATCGGTGCACTTGGCGGCCCGGTCACAGGCGCTTTTCTTTTTCAATACGATCAAAAAATCCTTTTTTTGTCGATGGGGCTCCTGGTTTTGGTGTACTTCCTTATAGGACTGAAGTACATTCCTGAAACGTACAAAAGCATCCCCGCGTCTTCTACTTGCTATAAACTGGATTGGCGGGACTATAAAATGATCGGATGGCTTGTCATTGGAATGCTGCCGCTCAGCTTCTTCCACGCACAAATGGAAACGAACTGGCCCGTGTTTCTGAAAGAAAATCTAGTCCACTATTTATTTGTATTTTCGCTGCTTGAAACTATAGGTACCGTTGTTTTCATTCTGTTTGAAGTCGTTTTAGTCCAGCGCACCCGTCGCTTTTCACAAATACGGGTCATCCAAGCCGGTTACCTTTTGTATGGGGCAGCATCACTTGGGTTTGGATTTTCTGACCATTTGTCTGGGTTTATTGTATCACAGCTCATCTTTTGTATGGGGGCTATTCTTACACTCAACCATATGCAGACGATCATCAGCACCCTGGCCCCTTCTGCCCACAAAGGAAGATACTTCGCGCTTTTCGGATTACACTGGGATATCTCTCGCACTGGAGGACCATTTTTAGGCAGTATCGTATTATCTGCATTCGGCGGCGAGACTTTATTTTTTATCACTTTCGCCCTAATCATATCCGGGGGACTGATGCAAAAGCGATTGCTCAAGAGTTTGCTACAAACAGAATCGCACCTTTTCAAATCTGTATTGTGA
- a CDS encoding sulfite exporter TauE/SafE family protein produces MTTTLIILVIAAVFVGALMRSTFGFGEAVISMPLLALLPIELHTAISLIGLAGLTVAVFTVSTSWQYVDRAILIRLAIMTLIGIPAGLLLVKFASGLFISIGLGLFLIVYGCYSIAKPMLTEKNQRQLLNEPFWAIPFGFAAGMLGSAYNFNGVPVVVYGTMRRWEPARFRGMLQAHFLISGLLVVIGQAIGGLWTKDLFLLFGLSLPAIVIATLLGFFIHRRIPSHKFERYVFGLIILLGTVLVVSSV; encoded by the coding sequence ATGACTACAACACTAATTATCCTAGTAATTGCTGCAGTGTTTGTCGGAGCACTGATGCGGTCTACGTTCGGGTTTGGGGAAGCTGTCATCAGCATGCCATTACTCGCTTTACTTCCGATTGAACTACATACGGCCATTTCGCTAATCGGTTTGGCGGGATTAACAGTAGCTGTTTTTACTGTTTCAACAAGCTGGCAGTACGTCGATCGGGCTATCCTTATCCGTTTAGCTATTATGACACTTATTGGCATCCCGGCAGGGCTTCTCTTAGTCAAGTTCGCCTCCGGGCTGTTCATCTCTATAGGGCTTGGGCTATTTCTTATCGTCTATGGCTGTTATTCCATAGCCAAGCCGATGCTTACTGAAAAAAATCAGCGTCAGTTGTTGAATGAACCTTTTTGGGCGATCCCCTTTGGCTTCGCTGCCGGAATGCTGGGGAGCGCTTATAACTTCAATGGAGTGCCAGTGGTAGTATATGGAACGATGCGTCGATGGGAGCCTGCTCGCTTCCGTGGCATGCTTCAAGCCCATTTCTTGATTTCCGGTCTTCTTGTTGTGATCGGCCAGGCGATTGGAGGTCTATGGACAAAGGATTTATTTCTATTATTCGGCCTTTCACTGCCTGCTATCGTCATAGCAACTCTGCTCGGTTTTTTTATCCATCGTCGCATCCCTAGCCATAAGTTTGAACGTTATGTTTTTGGTCTGATCATTCTATTGGGCACAGTCCTTGTCGTCAGCTCGGTATGA
- a CDS encoding M14 family metallopeptidase, giving the protein MVDTEKYFNRSYAQSRNEFRKHLSTIKEKWPSAELFTQSIGKEEDNTIDIIYSEANSSNKQVLFFTTGEHGIEGYAGAAVVHLFVEEYLDQVDPQSTGICFVHAINPWGMKNLRRVTENNVDLNRNYFFEQGTVPETVNQYYAKESEIFQPNGVVKDIKKEKTALYEQLSKGMMNEGHSGIKTAKGMGQFEFERGVYYGGSEEEESTKHMKEWQHKILTTYSRVIHMDWHTALGPTNEVTMVMSEHDEREEEELKAQYGMNNIKKFTPKNVKGDSTNYFHKLKKEVSPDTKLFSALFEFGTFGADKKAELRELTTIILENQLYWEGAVHEEDRQWILEEFNNMFYPDEEAWREAVLKEARLAITSVLKEEGLLLPA; this is encoded by the coding sequence ATGGTTGACACTGAAAAATATTTTAATAGAAGTTACGCGCAATCCAGAAATGAATTCCGCAAACATTTATCTACCATCAAAGAAAAGTGGCCGTCTGCAGAATTATTCACTCAATCGATCGGCAAAGAAGAAGACAATACCATAGATATCATTTATTCTGAGGCGAACTCTTCTAATAAGCAAGTTCTCTTTTTCACCACAGGGGAACATGGAATTGAAGGATATGCCGGAGCAGCGGTAGTTCATTTATTTGTTGAAGAATATTTGGATCAAGTCGATCCACAATCGACAGGCATTTGTTTCGTCCATGCGATCAACCCGTGGGGAATGAAGAATTTGCGCCGTGTCACTGAAAATAATGTGGATTTGAACCGCAATTATTTTTTCGAACAAGGCACCGTACCTGAAACCGTAAACCAGTACTACGCAAAAGAGAGCGAAATTTTCCAGCCTAATGGGGTGGTGAAAGATATAAAAAAAGAAAAAACAGCTTTATATGAGCAGCTAAGCAAAGGGATGATGAATGAAGGTCACAGCGGTATCAAAACAGCGAAAGGCATGGGGCAATTCGAATTTGAACGAGGCGTTTATTACGGTGGTTCTGAGGAAGAAGAGTCCACAAAGCACATGAAGGAATGGCAGCATAAAATACTGACCACCTATTCCCGTGTCATTCATATGGACTGGCATACCGCACTTGGACCGACAAATGAAGTCACCATGGTCATGTCAGAACATGACGAACGGGAAGAGGAAGAACTGAAAGCACAATACGGAATGAATAACATCAAAAAATTCACTCCGAAAAATGTAAAAGGAGATTCTACTAATTATTTTCATAAATTAAAGAAGGAAGTAAGCCCGGATACAAAACTCTTCTCCGCCCTGTTCGAATTCGGCACTTTTGGGGCGGATAAAAAAGCAGAGCTGCGTGAACTCACTACCATCATTCTAGAAAACCAACTGTACTGGGAAGGAGCTGTGCATGAGGAAGATCGACAATGGATTCTCGAGGAATTCAATAACATGTTTTATCCTGATGAGGAAGCATGGAGAGAAGCGGTATTAAAAGAAGCGCGTCTGGCCATTACTTCTGTCCTTAAAGAAGAGGGCCTCCTCTTACCAGCTTAA
- a CDS encoding VOC family protein, with the protein MELGAFSVSLTVKDITVSKSFYENLGFQVLGGDLSQNWLIMKNDDCIIGLFQGMFEKNILTFNPGWDQNAENIESYSDVRELQKQLEEKGIKILSRTDESGEGKGHFTIEDPDGNPILVDQHR; encoded by the coding sequence ATGGAATTAGGAGCATTTTCAGTAAGTTTGACGGTAAAAGATATCACGGTTTCGAAATCTTTTTATGAAAACTTAGGCTTTCAAGTCTTAGGTGGAGACCTCTCCCAAAATTGGCTTATTATGAAAAATGACGATTGCATCATTGGATTGTTCCAGGGAATGTTTGAAAAGAACATTTTAACTTTCAATCCAGGTTGGGACCAAAACGCTGAAAATATTGAATCGTATTCGGATGTCAGAGAGCTGCAAAAGCAGCTTGAAGAAAAGGGAATTAAAATATTGTCACGAACGGACGAATCAGGAGAAGGAAAAGGCCATTTTACAATTGAGGATCCAGATGGGAACCCTATTCTTGTAGATCAACACAGATAA
- a CDS encoding DUF2332 domain-containing protein, whose translation MMDTNQLKKIFEDFAAIECEGSSLLYKTLALEIAEDEELLNLCSHAQEGQPIPNLLFGSVHYLLFQGKQHHLQAFYPSIVAETVQEGDPYPFFQDFCEVYREEIIALLRTKLVQTNEVGRCAYLYPAFCHIHQKTEKPLSLIEIGSSAGLQLLWDQYSYSYGTGKNYGNENSVVHLTSKVREGSVPDFLTPPPLVKDRVGVDLQISDLTDEEEYLWLKALIWPEHKERLRTFDKAVEQLRIAPPKLIEGDGVAMLSDLAGNSSEDEVLCIFHTHVANQMPEAVKTELLQKVNRIGSKRDVFHIYNNISDRKLHMDSFINGIKEERTIGDTEGHGRWFDWKLPSFQ comes from the coding sequence GTGATGGATACCAATCAGCTGAAAAAAATATTTGAGGATTTTGCCGCAATCGAGTGTGAAGGCTCGAGTCTATTATACAAAACATTAGCATTAGAAATCGCTGAAGATGAAGAGCTATTAAATTTATGTTCTCACGCTCAAGAAGGCCAGCCGATCCCTAATCTATTATTCGGATCCGTTCATTACCTTTTATTCCAAGGGAAGCAGCATCACTTGCAGGCGTTTTATCCAAGTATTGTGGCTGAAACGGTGCAGGAGGGAGACCCTTATCCGTTTTTTCAGGATTTTTGTGAGGTATATAGAGAAGAAATAATCGCGTTGTTACGGACCAAGCTTGTGCAAACGAATGAAGTGGGGAGGTGTGCATATCTCTATCCAGCCTTTTGTCATATCCATCAAAAGACTGAAAAGCCGCTTTCTTTAATCGAAATTGGTTCAAGCGCAGGGTTGCAATTGCTGTGGGATCAATACTCTTACTCTTATGGAACCGGAAAAAATTATGGGAATGAAAACTCAGTTGTTCATTTGACCTCAAAGGTGCGGGAAGGAAGTGTGCCTGATTTCCTTACACCTCCTCCTTTGGTTAAAGACCGGGTAGGGGTAGATTTACAGATTAGCGACTTAACCGATGAGGAGGAGTATCTTTGGTTGAAAGCGCTTATTTGGCCGGAACATAAGGAAAGGCTACGCACCTTCGACAAAGCGGTGGAACAATTGAGAATCGCTCCTCCAAAGCTGATCGAGGGGGACGGGGTGGCAATGCTTTCAGATTTAGCCGGCAACTCCTCTGAAGATGAGGTACTATGTATCTTCCATACCCATGTGGCCAACCAGATGCCGGAAGCAGTAAAAACAGAGTTGCTGCAAAAAGTGAACAGGATCGGCAGTAAAAGAGATGTTTTCCATATTTACAATAATATAAGCGATCGGAAATTACATATGGATTCATTTATCAATGGTATAAAAGAAGAAAGAACGATTGGAGATACAGAAGGACATGGAAGATGGTTTGATTGGAAATTGCCTAGCTTCCAATAG
- a CDS encoding dihydroorotate dehydrogenase, which produces MPDWSYHVLFKPWLKKLSTKASREFIHKNMNRIASLPGGSGFIHFLGREEISDRLHTSINGLPFSGPVGLAGKMDPQLSGTKAFSQLGFGFIEIGPVTLEEERRPLYPKRTLANRTIAFPARGESIGLQKTLDHLVRDNISQPLLFHLKGSQEEIMHLADQLQPYEGFYSISYQQMKNELHPTDLMLLNEYKPLYVRVPSHLVEDVQLEDELKWLSGIILEEQAGEDTVINKENHKHSLKKYPGLHKITVGGIREPADAIELLDEGADLLLLSSEYIDTGPGLPKRIYEALIDEKGERGIPDTGWNWYFLFGLSILLGGLLALMFSLTSVILPYDEHFLGMTREELLLFNERMIWFMKHDRMTLAGTMISGGFIYMMLAGFGVRHGLRWARQAIDFAAITGFAGILFFIGYGYFDWLHLVFWLVLLPMYMTGAIQSRGLKETPSSPNRKNSRAWKLGVYGQFCLVVLGFAFVLGGIIISVIGVSSVFIPTDIQYLCMPPDMIQAFNERLIPVVAHDRAGFGSALISVGSLVLMAALWGFHEGKRWLWWMYLIGGIPAFAAGIFVHIMIGYTTFIHLLPAYIALGLYGSGLILSFSYLTKR; this is translated from the coding sequence ATGCCGGATTGGTCCTATCATGTATTATTCAAACCCTGGCTGAAGAAGTTATCAACAAAAGCTTCCAGAGAATTCATACATAAAAACATGAACCGAATCGCTTCTTTACCAGGGGGGAGCGGGTTCATTCATTTTTTAGGAAGAGAAGAGATTTCGGACCGGCTGCACACTTCCATTAACGGTCTTCCTTTTTCAGGACCTGTTGGACTTGCCGGAAAGATGGATCCGCAGTTATCCGGAACGAAAGCTTTCAGTCAGTTAGGCTTTGGGTTCATAGAAATCGGACCCGTCACATTAGAGGAAGAACGACGTCCATTATATCCGAAAAGAACCCTCGCGAATCGGACCATCGCTTTCCCTGCGAGGGGCGAATCGATAGGACTGCAAAAGACGCTGGATCATCTTGTGCGGGATAATATCAGCCAGCCACTTCTTTTTCATTTGAAGGGTTCGCAAGAGGAAATCATGCACTTGGCTGACCAATTGCAGCCATACGAAGGGTTTTATAGTATTTCTTATCAACAAATGAAAAATGAATTGCATCCGACAGACTTGATGCTCCTGAATGAATATAAACCTCTTTATGTAAGGGTGCCAAGTCATCTGGTGGAGGATGTTCAACTTGAGGATGAGCTTAAATGGCTGTCTGGAATTATACTGGAAGAACAAGCAGGCGAAGATACCGTGATCAATAAGGAAAATCATAAGCATAGTTTAAAGAAATATCCGGGCTTACATAAAATCACGGTAGGTGGAATCCGTGAACCTGCGGATGCGATCGAATTGTTGGATGAGGGTGCGGACCTGCTCCTATTATCAAGTGAATACATCGATACAGGCCCTGGTTTGCCGAAGCGGATCTATGAAGCTTTAATTGATGAAAAAGGGGAGAGGGGGATTCCTGATACAGGGTGGAATTGGTATTTTCTCTTTGGGCTGTCGATCTTGCTCGGAGGCCTTCTGGCCTTGATGTTCAGTTTGACCTCGGTCATTCTTCCATATGATGAACATTTTTTAGGAATGACAAGAGAAGAGCTGCTGCTATTTAATGAGCGAATGATCTGGTTCATGAAACACGATCGCATGACCTTGGCAGGAACAATGATTTCCGGTGGTTTTATTTATATGATGTTGGCTGGATTCGGCGTCCGTCATGGACTGAGGTGGGCCAGGCAAGCCATTGACTTTGCAGCTATTACAGGTTTTGCAGGCATTCTATTCTTCATAGGATATGGATATTTCGATTGGCTGCATCTAGTGTTTTGGCTCGTTCTCCTTCCTATGTATATGACAGGGGCGATTCAATCACGTGGATTGAAAGAAACACCTTCCTCACCGAACCGGAAGAATAGTCGCGCATGGAAGCTTGGGGTATATGGCCAATTTTGTCTTGTAGTTTTAGGGTTTGCTTTTGTACTGGGAGGAATCATTATTTCGGTAATCGGGGTATCCAGTGTGTTTATCCCGACGGATATCCAGTACCTGTGCATGCCTCCAGATATGATCCAGGCTTTCAATGAACGGCTGATCCCCGTCGTTGCCCATGACCGGGCCGGTTTCGGTAGTGCCTTGATCAGTGTGGGCTCGCTCGTGCTAATGGCTGCACTCTGGGGGTTTCATGAAGGAAAACGATGGTTATGGTGGATGTATCTTATAGGAGGCATCCCGGCTTTTGCTGCAGGAATATTCGTCCATATCATGATTGGATATACAACATTCATTCATTTGCTCCCTGCCTATATTGCATTAGGTTTATACGGATCTGGACTCATTTTATCCTTCTCGTATCTGACAAAAAGATAA